DNA from Amycolatopsis sp. DSM 110486:
CACCCGGCCCGGCCGGCCGCGGACCCTCGAAGTAGCCGCCGTCACGTTCGCCAACGGCGGCGACAACATCGGCGTCTACGTCCCCGTCTTCGCCACCGCCGGACCGGGCGGCACGAGCGTCTACGCGGTCGTGTTCCTCGTGCTGGTCGCCGCCTGGCTCGCCGCCGGCCGCCACCTCGCCACGCGCCCCGCCGTCGCACGGGTGCTCGCGCGCTGGGGCCACGTCGTCCTGCCCGCCGTGCTGATCGGCATCGGCCTGCTCATCCTGATCGACGGCGCCTGATGACGGGGTTCGAAACGATCGCGGAACAAAACCCCCGGTCAGCCCGCTTCGCCGAGGATTCCCCCACGTCAGATGGACCCTCCTTGCAATGCTGGCACTCCCGTGGCTAGAGTGCTAATCGAACGGCCCGAACACGCCCGGCACCCGCGACGGCGGGGGTGGTAGGAGCCGTAAGTCATCCTGCCGACGCTTTCGACGACCGTGGAGGTCAACCCGGTGAGCGTGAACATCAAGCCGCTCGAGGACAAGATCGTTGTCCAGACGAGCGAGGCCGAGGAGACGACCGCTTCCGGCCTCGTCATCCCCGACACCGCCAAGGAAAAGCCCCAGGAGGGCAAGGTTCTGGCCGTGGGCCCGGGCCGGATCGACGACAAGGGCAACCGCGTGCCGCTCGACGTGGCCGTGGGCGACGTCGTGATCTACTCCAAGTACGGCGGCACCGAGGTCAAGTACAACGGCGAGGACTACCTGATCCTCTCCGCCCGCGACGTGCTGGCCGTCATCAACTGACGTCCGCTCGAAGCGCATGACGCCCCGGGCCCCGCACAAGCCGGGGGACGGGGCGTTCTTGCGTTCAAAAACCCCTGAAAGGTAAGCGGAACACGCTATGCCCAAGCAGATCAGTTTCGACGAGGACGCTCGTCGCGCGCTCGAGCGCGGGGTGAACAAGCTCGCCGACGCCGTCAAGGTGACCCTCGGCCCGCGTGGTCGCCACGTCGTTCTGGACAAGAAGTTCGGCGGCCCGACCATCACCCTCGACGGCGTGACCGTCGCCCGTGAGATCGAGCTCGACGACCCGTTCGAGAACCTCGGCGCGCAGCTGGCCAAGAACGTGGCCACGAAGACCAACGACGTCGCCGGTGACGGCACGACCACCGCCACGGTGCTCGCCCAGTCGCTGGTCAAGCACGGCCTTCGCAACGTTGCCGCCGGCGCCAACCCGACCGCGGTCGGCAAGGGCATCGAGGCCGCGGCCGAGAAGGTCATCGAGGTCCTCAAGTCCAAGGCCACCCCGGTCAAGGGCCGCGAGAACATCGCGCAGGTCGGCACCGTCACCTCCCGCGACGCCACGATCGGCCAGCTGCTCGGCGAGGCCGTCGAGCGCGTGGGCGAGGACGGCGTGATCACCATCGAGGAGTCGTCGACCCTGGCGACCGAGCTCGTGATCACCGAGGGCGTGCAGTTCGACAAGGGCTTCCTGTCGGCGCACTTCGCGACCAACCCCGAGGACCAGAAGGCGATCCTCGAGGACGCCTACATCCTGCTGTCCCGCGAGAAGATCTCGGCGCTGGCCGACCTGCTCCCGGTGTTGGAGAAGGTCGTCGAGGCCAAGAAGCCGCTGCTGATCATCGCCGAGGACGTCGACGGCGAGGCGCTGTCCACCCTCGTGGTGAACTCGCTGCGCAAGACGATCATCGCCGTCGCGGTCAAGGCGCCGTTCTTCGGCGACCGCCGCAAGGCGTTCCTGGACGACCTCGCGTTCATCACCGGCGGCGAGGTCGTGTCCGCCGAGATCGGCGTGAAGCTGTCCGAGATCGACCTCAGCTCGCTGGGTCGCGCGCGCCGGATCGTCGTCACCAAGGACGACACCACGATCGTCGACGGCGCGGGCTCCAAGGACGCCATCGCCGGCCGGATCGCGCAGATCCGCAACGAGATCGAGACCACCGACTCCGACTGGGACCGCGAGAAGCTCCAG
Protein-coding regions in this window:
- the groES gene encoding co-chaperone GroES produces the protein MSVNIKPLEDKIVVQTSEAEETTASGLVIPDTAKEKPQEGKVLAVGPGRIDDKGNRVPLDVAVGDVVIYSKYGGTEVKYNGEDYLILSARDVLAVIN
- the groL gene encoding chaperonin GroEL (60 kDa chaperone family; promotes refolding of misfolded polypeptides especially under stressful conditions; forms two stacked rings of heptamers to form a barrel-shaped 14mer; ends can be capped by GroES; misfolded proteins enter the barrel where they are refolded when GroES binds) encodes the protein MPKQISFDEDARRALERGVNKLADAVKVTLGPRGRHVVLDKKFGGPTITLDGVTVAREIELDDPFENLGAQLAKNVATKTNDVAGDGTTTATVLAQSLVKHGLRNVAAGANPTAVGKGIEAAAEKVIEVLKSKATPVKGRENIAQVGTVTSRDATIGQLLGEAVERVGEDGVITIEESSTLATELVITEGVQFDKGFLSAHFATNPEDQKAILEDAYILLSREKISALADLLPVLEKVVEAKKPLLIIAEDVDGEALSTLVVNSLRKTIIAVAVKAPFFGDRRKAFLDDLAFITGGEVVSAEIGVKLSEIDLSSLGRARRIVVTKDDTTIVDGAGSKDAIAGRIAQIRNEIETTDSDWDREKLQERLAKLGGGVAVIKVGAATETELNERKHRIEDAVASTKAAVEEGILPGGGSALVHAVKELEGDLGLTGDEATGVRIVRDALTAPLFWIATNAGHEGAVIVNKVQEQSWGEGFNAATGELTDLIAAGIVDPVKVTRSAVANAASIARLVLTTESAVVEKPVDEEPDAGHGHGHSH